One genomic window of Fusibacter sp. A1 includes the following:
- a CDS encoding XdhC/CoxI family protein, giving the protein MKNKIYEQLNQNLNKGKRCVVFTVLDFIDDTGGRISHKELIVENELTSGMGGHSENYRHAVVEALDTGKMRFDRISRTSAVLIEPFLPKPRLIIFGGGHISLPLVEFATKVGFSCVVFDDRPFFANKQRFLEADQVICEAFDKLTDTIEFRSSDYVVLVTRGHRYDRDILRKMLKIDLCYLGMIGSKRRVAGMKEQLLLEGADKARLERLMSPIGIEIGAVSPEEIAVAITAQLIAVKNRFGTKHFDKQVEVVTFKEQIAKQLNDEAAMPKALLTIISTKGSVPRKAGAKMVAYYDGRTFGTIGGGCSESDVIAKARDRMLERGFFVESIRMTGEVAEDEGMVCGGIMDVLVEVF; this is encoded by the coding sequence ATGAAGAATAAGATTTATGAGCAGCTAAACCAAAATCTTAACAAGGGTAAGCGGTGCGTCGTCTTTACGGTGCTTGACTTCATCGATGACACCGGAGGCCGGATCAGCCACAAGGAACTGATCGTCGAGAACGAGTTGACAAGTGGGATGGGCGGGCATTCTGAGAATTACCGCCATGCGGTAGTAGAAGCGCTGGACACAGGAAAAATGCGCTTTGACAGGATTAGTCGGACCAGTGCGGTTTTGATCGAACCTTTCTTACCAAAGCCGCGACTGATCATTTTTGGTGGGGGTCATATCTCTTTACCCTTGGTCGAGTTTGCGACCAAAGTAGGCTTCTCTTGTGTGGTATTCGATGACCGCCCGTTCTTTGCGAACAAGCAAAGGTTTTTAGAGGCCGATCAGGTAATCTGCGAGGCCTTTGACAAGCTGACGGACACGATCGAGTTTAGAAGCTCTGACTATGTGGTGCTGGTCACTAGAGGCCATAGATACGACAGGGACATCCTCAGAAAAATGCTCAAGATAGATCTTTGCTATTTAGGCATGATCGGATCGAAACGCCGGGTTGCCGGCATGAAAGAGCAGCTGTTGTTGGAAGGAGCGGATAAGGCAAGGCTTGAGAGGTTGATGTCTCCAATTGGTATCGAGATAGGTGCGGTTTCACCAGAAGAGATTGCAGTAGCTATAACAGCGCAGCTGATCGCTGTTAAAAACAGGTTCGGCACAAAACATTTTGACAAACAAGTCGAAGTGGTGACCTTTAAGGAGCAGATCGCCAAGCAGCTGAATGATGAGGCAGCGATGCCAAAGGCCCTGCTGACCATCATTTCTACCAAGGGATCGGTCCCCAGAAAAGCTGGCGCCAAGATGGTCGCCTATTATGACGGGCGGACGTTTGGAACGATTGGTGGAGGCTGCAGCGAGTCCGATGTGATAGCAAAAGCAAGGGATAGGATGCTTGAAAGAGGATTCTTCGTCGAGTCAATCAGGATGACAGGCGAAGTCGCAGAGGACGAGGGAATGGTCTGCGGCGGAATCATGGATGTACTTGTAGAAGTGTTTTAA
- a CDS encoding molybdopterin molybdotransferase MoeA: MGKIVKGLSMTPIEEVLKTIGGAFMDRPLQSEDIGILNAAGRMLSDKIISRVTIPEFAKSTVDGYAIRFCSHTSVKKLIGKVGMGSVTDLTVDEADCVYVPTGAMIPSGAQTMVMVEDTVANEDGTVTIIGEHTKRNHIIEAGEDIKPGETVLHRHTLIGTHEIGALASLGFTEVNVLKKPTIMILSTGDELVSLEEAQIKGKVRDINTYMLKVEAEALGFEVLETKVLKDDYDLIRREVEQAVSKADVVCVSGGSSVGEKDMTATILSSIGDPGVLVHGMAIKPGKPTIVASIGGKPIFGLPGHPVSAIVVFRLLIKALLVTWGYKVASERKVQAVLVDEVVAAQGRDTYQMVSLTEENARLLANPTNGKSGLITYLTQSNGYVVIPKEIGRIEKGTVVDAYYF; encoded by the coding sequence ATGGGCAAAATAGTAAAAGGGCTGAGCATGACTCCTATAGAGGAGGTTCTTAAGACAATCGGCGGTGCATTTATGGATCGGCCGCTGCAATCGGAAGACATCGGTATTTTAAATGCAGCTGGTAGGATGTTAAGCGATAAGATAATCAGCAGGGTCACCATACCCGAATTCGCAAAATCGACCGTGGACGGATATGCCATACGTTTTTGCTCGCACACAAGCGTGAAAAAGCTTATAGGTAAAGTGGGCATGGGCAGTGTCACCGACTTAACAGTGGACGAAGCTGACTGCGTGTACGTGCCAACCGGGGCGATGATTCCAAGTGGCGCGCAGACGATGGTGATGGTGGAGGACACGGTCGCAAACGAAGACGGCACAGTCACCATTATCGGAGAACATACTAAACGCAACCACATCATCGAAGCCGGCGAGGATATCAAGCCCGGTGAGACGGTGCTACATAGACATACACTTATCGGAACGCATGAGATAGGGGCTCTTGCCTCACTTGGATTTACAGAGGTAAACGTCTTAAAAAAACCTACGATCATGATCCTCTCGACAGGAGACGAGCTGGTGAGTCTTGAAGAAGCGCAGATAAAAGGAAAAGTACGCGACATCAACACCTATATGCTAAAGGTCGAAGCCGAGGCCTTAGGTTTTGAGGTGCTGGAGACCAAGGTGCTTAAGGACGACTATGACCTGATCAGACGCGAAGTGGAACAGGCTGTTTCAAAGGCGGATGTCGTGTGCGTATCGGGAGGAAGCTCAGTCGGTGAAAAGGACATGACGGCTACGATCTTATCGTCTATCGGGGACCCTGGAGTCCTTGTGCACGGTATGGCGATAAAACCTGGAAAACCCACCATCGTGGCATCCATAGGGGGTAAACCCATATTCGGTCTGCCTGGACATCCTGTCAGCGCGATTGTGGTATTCAGACTGCTAATCAAAGCGCTGCTTGTGACGTGGGGCTATAAGGTAGCTAGCGAAAGAAAAGTGCAGGCGGTGCTTGTTGATGAGGTTGTGGCGGCACAGGGCCGTGACACCTACCAGATGGTGAGTCTGACAGAGGAGAACGCGCGGCTCTTGGCGAACCCTACTAATGGTAAATCGGGACTGATCACCTATCTGACGCAGTCAAACGGATATGTGGTCATACCAAAAGAGATAGGACGGATAGAAAAGGGTACTGTGGTTGACGCATACTACTTTTAA
- a CDS encoding MOSC domain-containing protein, whose protein sequence is MDKPKLNQMNTTGASVLSVNISKTKGTVKDPVKSAELRTGHGIVGDAHAGDWHRQVSLLAIESIEKMIDKGFDNLTPGIFAENITTKGIELHTLPVGTRLKIGATLHEVTQIGKQCHNSGCAIKQATGECVMPTEGIFTRVLEEGIVIAGDCISLIEQDDL, encoded by the coding sequence ATGGACAAACCTAAGCTAAATCAAATGAATACGACAGGCGCATCGGTGCTGTCGGTCAACATAAGCAAAACAAAAGGAACAGTCAAGGATCCTGTAAAGAGCGCTGAGCTAAGGACCGGCCATGGAATCGTAGGCGACGCGCACGCGGGTGACTGGCATAGACAGGTTTCACTGCTCGCTATCGAGAGCATCGAAAAAATGATCGACAAGGGTTTTGACAACCTAACCCCAGGAATCTTTGCTGAAAACATTACTACAAAAGGAATCGAACTACACACCTTGCCAGTAGGGACCAGGCTTAAGATAGGCGCTACCCTGCACGAAGTGACTCAAATAGGAAAACAGTGCCACAATAGCGGCTGCGCGATCAAGCAGGCGACTGGAGAATGTGTGATGCCTACTGAAGGCATTTTCACCAGAGTGTTGGAAGAGGGAATTGTCATAGCCGGCGATTGCATTAGTTTGATAGAACAGGACGACTTATGA
- a CDS encoding ATP-binding cassette domain-containing protein — translation MNVIYNNLTKQYDSRQALSIDELVIKKGEITCVIGPNGAGKSTLLKLLSSALSPSGHVRCINGFDKMQTSFVWQQAVLFDRTVIDNLMYPLTLRKISKDKAKAVAYEVAGQMCIEGLLERYPITLSDGEKQRVMIGRALVYQPKLLLLDEPTANIDPYSIEVVEQTIRDRVDNDGLTVVWVTHNLSQAARVADTVVYLEKGRIVEQGNGKSVLLSPKKELTKTFLHHEVLTWAK, via the coding sequence ATGAATGTGATTTACAACAACCTGACAAAACAATATGACAGCAGGCAGGCTCTCTCCATTGACGAGCTGGTCATAAAAAAAGGAGAGATCACCTGCGTGATCGGACCTAACGGTGCCGGAAAATCCACCTTGCTCAAACTGCTGAGTTCAGCCCTTAGCCCTTCAGGACACGTTCGCTGCATCAACGGGTTTGACAAGATGCAAACGAGCTTTGTGTGGCAGCAGGCGGTCTTATTCGATAGGACGGTGATCGATAATTTGATGTATCCGCTGACCCTTCGAAAGATCAGTAAGGATAAGGCGAAAGCGGTGGCTTATGAGGTCGCAGGTCAGATGTGCATCGAAGGCTTACTTGAGCGGTATCCTATCACCTTATCGGATGGCGAAAAACAGAGGGTGATGATCGGCAGGGCCCTTGTGTATCAGCCGAAGCTTCTGCTGTTAGACGAGCCGACGGCGAATATCGACCCCTATTCGATTGAGGTTGTGGAACAAACGATTAGAGACAGGGTGGATAACGATGGACTTACAGTCGTTTGGGTGACGCATAACCTGTCGCAGGCGGCAAGGGTCGCTGATACGGTCGTCTACCTTGAAAAAGGGCGAATCGTCGAACAAGGAAACGGTAAAAGCGTTCTGCTTTCTCCTAAGAAAGAGCTGACAAAAACATTTTTACATCACGAGGTACTCACATGGGCAAAATAG
- a CDS encoding DUF3955 domain-containing protein, producing MKKYHVSLLALVLAASCIIMFNLIGSSVNEEGILIEPFFLIPIGYICLLIAVVSAVFTRISTRRSARG from the coding sequence ATGAAAAAATACCATGTCAGTTTGTTAGCGCTAGTACTAGCTGCAAGTTGCATTATCATGTTCAATCTCATCGGCTCATCTGTGAATGAGGAGGGTATCTTGATCGAACCTTTCTTTTTGATTCCGATAGGATACATTTGTCTATTAATCGCTGTGGTTTCAGCAGTGTTCACACGTATTTCTACTAGACGATCTGCAAGAGGATAG
- a CDS encoding peptide-methionine (S)-S-oxide reductase, producing the protein MKRLCLILVFSLLLASCTPTASQETPSENEGAYCLAYTPQGQVVYDAHWTGEYPQIEKFDGDYKTATFALGCFWGPAAHFAVLDGVLRTRVGYTGGTGTTPSYENLGNHIEVIEIDYDPAFLTYEDLVTLYFTYYDATVRAYSQRVKSVIFYRDDEEQSIANNLKKEFSQSQGKPIFTEIDPLDVFYLAEDRHQLSYLKKETSLYDEVSQIFTTPDKQILSILASKLNGYIAGYGKSKDLTVLLQNSGLSDASQNRMRAIVDREN; encoded by the coding sequence ATGAAAAGACTATGTTTGATACTCGTATTTTCCTTACTTCTAGCAAGTTGTACCCCAACTGCATCACAAGAAACACCTAGTGAAAACGAAGGTGCTTACTGTCTTGCCTATACACCTCAGGGGCAAGTGGTTTATGATGCCCATTGGACAGGTGAATACCCACAGATCGAAAAATTTGATGGCGACTATAAGACTGCTACCTTCGCACTAGGATGTTTCTGGGGACCAGCAGCTCATTTTGCCGTACTTGACGGCGTACTTAGAACCAGAGTCGGTTACACTGGCGGAACAGGCACTACGCCGTCATACGAAAATCTGGGTAACCATATCGAAGTCATCGAAATTGATTATGACCCTGCATTCCTCACCTATGAAGATCTTGTAACCCTCTATTTCACCTATTATGATGCAACCGTGAGAGCATATAGTCAGCGGGTAAAGTCTGTGATCTTCTATCGCGACGACGAGGAACAGAGTATAGCCAATAATCTTAAAAAGGAGTTTTCACAATCACAGGGAAAACCCATCTTTACAGAAATCGACCCACTGGACGTATTCTATCTTGCCGAAGATAGACATCAACTGAGTTATCTAAAAAAAGAAACCTCGCTCTATGACGAAGTTTCTCAAATATTCACCACACCCGATAAGCAAATCTTATCCATCCTTGCATCAAAGCTAAACGGATACATTGCAGGTTATGGTAAATCAAAAGATTTAACTGTACTACTGCAAAATTCCGGACTATCAGACGCTTCTCAAAACAGAATGAGGGCAATCGTAGATCGGGAAAACTGA
- a CDS encoding substrate-binding domain-containing protein → MKKIVLLSVMVVLLLSLTVVFKAESRESIVLATTTSAENSGLLAFLLPDFEEAYGVKVKVVAVGSGKALRMGMEGEADVLLVHSKDAEESFMDDGYGIMRSAVMYNEFILVGPKEDPASLKGLKDIALAYKKIADSECSYLSRGDESGTHVKERTLLESLGISPSSRWYLESGQGMGATLQMASELMAYTLTDRATYLSMSSHLDLEVIVEDDRRLFNQYSVILVNRAETEKEYENNALLFYTWLVSEKTQNRIATFGQREYGQQLFVPNADHGDQ, encoded by the coding sequence ATGAAAAAAATTGTCTTACTCTCTGTCATGGTTGTGCTGCTGCTTTCGTTGACTGTGGTATTTAAAGCCGAATCGAGAGAGAGCATTGTATTGGCAACCACGACAAGTGCTGAAAACAGTGGGCTGCTCGCTTTTTTACTGCCTGACTTTGAAGAAGCATACGGCGTAAAGGTGAAGGTGGTTGCCGTCGGTAGTGGAAAAGCCCTGAGGATGGGCATGGAGGGCGAGGCGGATGTGCTGCTCGTTCATTCAAAAGACGCAGAAGAAAGCTTTATGGACGACGGGTACGGGATTATGAGAAGCGCTGTGATGTACAACGAGTTTATCTTAGTCGGCCCTAAGGAGGATCCTGCATCTTTAAAAGGGCTTAAGGACATCGCCCTAGCTTATAAGAAAATAGCGGATAGTGAGTGCAGCTATCTTTCAAGAGGCGATGAATCGGGTACGCATGTCAAAGAACGCACCCTGCTCGAATCCTTAGGTATTTCACCATCCTCAAGATGGTACCTCGAATCGGGCCAGGGTATGGGAGCGACGCTTCAGATGGCAAGCGAGCTGATGGCCTATACTTTGACAGATCGTGCGACTTATCTGTCGATGAGCTCTCACCTTGACCTAGAGGTGATTGTGGAGGACGACCGGCGGCTTTTCAACCAATATAGCGTGATTCTTGTCAATCGGGCAGAGACTGAAAAGGAATATGAGAATAACGCCTTGCTATTCTATACGTGGCTGGTGTCTGAAAAAACACAAAACAGAATCGCAACCTTTGGGCAAAGAGAGTACGGACAGCAGTTGTTTGTACCCAATGCGGACCATGGAGATCAGTAG
- a CDS encoding ABC transporter permease, which translates to MNYIFDGLKEGVHLLVTFNQDVYQVIFLSIAVSFMSSLISSVIGIPLGLLILSKDFTLKKMTVRLINTMMAMPPVVIGLVTAILLARKGPFGVFELMFTPSAMVIAQTILITPIVMGIIINNTKAKAQHTIDTCESLGANRFETFKMLVLELRKVIMGAYVAGFGRAVSEVGAIMLVGGNIRGATRTMTTFIAMNNSMGNYETSIAMGLILILLAFVANTILYKLIE; encoded by the coding sequence ATGAATTATATTTTTGATGGACTAAAAGAAGGTGTGCACCTTCTTGTAACTTTTAACCAGGACGTGTATCAGGTGATTTTTCTGTCGATCGCCGTGTCCTTCATGTCAAGCCTTATCAGTTCTGTGATAGGCATACCGCTTGGACTGTTGATTCTTTCTAAGGACTTTACCCTCAAGAAGATGACCGTCCGCTTGATCAACACCATGATGGCCATGCCGCCTGTTGTGATTGGACTTGTCACTGCGATACTGCTGGCAAGAAAGGGTCCCTTTGGTGTCTTTGAGCTGATGTTCACACCCAGTGCGATGGTGATCGCCCAAACTATTCTGATTACACCCATTGTGATGGGTATCATTATAAACAACACAAAGGCAAAAGCGCAACATACCATAGACACCTGCGAAAGCTTGGGTGCGAATCGGTTTGAAACATTCAAGATGCTCGTTTTAGAGCTCCGTAAAGTAATCATGGGGGCGTATGTGGCCGGGTTTGGCAGGGCGGTTTCAGAAGTCGGTGCGATCATGCTTGTGGGTGGCAACATCAGAGGAGCGACAAGAACGATGACGACCTTTATCGCCATGAACAACAGTATGGGAAACTACGAGACCTCGATTGCGATGGGGCTGATTTTGATACTTTTAGCCTTTGTCGCCAACACGATACTTTATAAGTTGATAGAGTAA
- a CDS encoding TetR/AcrR family transcriptional regulator, which produces MKELKISRTTKRRDQKHQEILTAAADLMVLHGSGSVSLEDIAKHADVARKTIYNHFENKEALIKEMVMPVCDHAKDYLSDAKDLKKISLDQIWTYCLELWKTESLNSILLMKLNSDDCTEIESYKHGFVFVFNQLLRLVPEYSTLDDKLIKIMANTIYQVYLPILESIHTLDGYDQIFRNSMTGLISSIKQE; this is translated from the coding sequence ATGAAGGAATTAAAAATTAGTCGAACTACAAAACGAAGAGACCAAAAACATCAGGAGATTTTAACCGCAGCTGCCGATTTGATGGTCCTTCATGGATCAGGTTCTGTTTCTTTAGAAGATATTGCAAAACACGCGGATGTGGCAAGAAAGACCATCTACAACCATTTCGAAAACAAAGAGGCGCTTATCAAAGAAATGGTCATGCCTGTCTGCGACCATGCCAAAGACTATCTATCGGATGCCAAAGATCTTAAAAAAATCTCTTTAGACCAAATCTGGACCTATTGTCTTGAGCTGTGGAAAACCGAGTCCTTAAACTCGATCCTGCTAATGAAGCTAAACTCGGATGATTGCACCGAAATAGAAAGCTACAAGCACGGTTTCGTATTTGTATTCAACCAGTTACTGAGGCTGGTTCCCGAGTATTCCACACTCGATGATAAGCTTATCAAAATCATGGCTAACACCATCTATCAGGTCTACCTGCCTATTTTGGAAAGCATCCATACCCTCGATGGATATGATCAGATCTTCAGAAACAGCATGACCGGACTGATTAGCTCCATTAAACAAGAATAG
- a CDS encoding cache domain-containing protein gives MNVTRAKIRLNWIILIGILTMGLLAMSVYLLATGIDNVKVSSKRFETFILNGMKSDVRSEVLNRVDEIEYELRFIQDRENEVTKSKVQNMRDMLLNELEFKNVDISEMKSKVLEEFEIHVSVDTEYFFFALSKEGELLRSGTDSTFEGTSVVDLVDKNGVYYIREMLKAVDNPDGVYVTYDWPKVSGGEPLTKTSYCLYAPELDILIGTGSYLEDMEIDLKSNITKRLQFYYSGKNSYIFIHENDGTALVSGNSSYLGENMSQILDYDGVSIHDKCLEALKDSEDAFITYYYLNKETGSVSEKISYIKRIDQWDAYIGMGFYTDDLVQEIERYNEEFKKDHYRKTSVAISLLVVSYIALFLLIRRATSLQGNYLKQEDVIFEQLFQLSNDGILILSDSGEILYENRKINLLFNNNIEDYVNGSKLTLKSENEKVYRIENSLDRTYFIEISQEPIGFKGYDSLIYFFKDVTKAYLKSNKFEQLALIDELTQLPNRRKLVSDFDELSSIDPSEHEICVGIVDLDDFKKVNDVFGHTLGDEVLKLLGDVFKHRLRPEDTIYRYGGEEFVVILKNTSLKNAKAVLTEINKTLGIESEKQFSVKVTYSGGLVSYRGDSLYDTIKSADFKLYQAKRNGKNRIEI, from the coding sequence ATGAACGTGACACGGGCAAAAATCAGGTTGAACTGGATCATTCTTATTGGCATATTGACGATGGGACTACTCGCCATGTCCGTCTATCTGTTGGCTACGGGAATCGACAATGTCAAAGTATCCTCAAAGCGTTTTGAAACGTTCATTCTAAATGGAATGAAAAGCGACGTCAGGTCCGAGGTGCTCAACCGGGTGGATGAGATCGAATATGAACTGAGGTTCATTCAGGATCGTGAGAACGAGGTGACAAAATCAAAGGTTCAGAACATGAGAGACATGTTGCTTAATGAGCTAGAGTTTAAAAACGTTGATATTTCTGAAATGAAAAGCAAGGTACTCGAAGAGTTCGAGATACATGTAAGTGTGGACACTGAATATTTTTTTTTTGCATTGAGCAAAGAAGGGGAACTGCTCAGATCTGGAACGGACAGTACCTTTGAGGGGACGAGTGTTGTCGATCTTGTGGATAAGAATGGTGTCTACTATATACGTGAGATGCTCAAGGCTGTTGATAATCCAGATGGCGTTTATGTGACCTACGACTGGCCCAAGGTAAGCGGAGGCGAACCGCTGACGAAAACATCCTACTGTTTATATGCTCCAGAACTCGACATACTGATCGGCACTGGCAGCTATCTAGAAGATATGGAAATCGACTTGAAAAGCAACATTACAAAACGCCTTCAGTTTTATTATAGCGGTAAAAACAGCTATATCTTTATCCACGAAAACGACGGTACCGCTCTTGTTAGCGGGAACTCGAGCTATCTGGGTGAGAATATGTCACAGATCCTCGATTACGACGGAGTGTCAATCCATGACAAGTGTCTGGAGGCGCTCAAGGATAGCGAGGATGCCTTCATTACCTATTACTACCTTAATAAAGAGACCGGTAGCGTTTCTGAAAAGATATCCTATATCAAGCGGATCGACCAGTGGGACGCTTACATAGGTATGGGCTTTTATACCGACGACCTGGTCCAGGAGATCGAACGATATAATGAGGAGTTCAAGAAGGATCATTACCGAAAAACAAGCGTCGCAATCAGTTTACTGGTGGTTTCCTATATCGCACTATTTCTACTGATTAGAAGAGCGACAAGCCTTCAGGGCAACTACTTGAAGCAGGAAGACGTTATCTTTGAACAGCTTTTTCAGCTTTCAAATGACGGCATATTGATTTTATCGGACAGCGGTGAAATCTTGTACGAGAACCGAAAAATAAATCTGCTGTTCAACAACAACATCGAGGATTATGTCAACGGCAGCAAGCTGACCCTCAAGTCTGAAAATGAAAAGGTCTACCGTATTGAGAATAGCCTAGATAGGACCTATTTTATCGAAATCAGTCAGGAACCTATCGGATTTAAGGGCTATGACAGTCTGATCTACTTCTTTAAGGATGTGACCAAAGCCTATTTGAAGTCGAACAAGTTTGAACAGCTCGCACTGATAGATGAGCTTACCCAACTGCCCAATCGAAGAAAACTGGTGTCCGATTTTGACGAGCTGTCTTCGATCGACCCGAGCGAGCACGAGATATGCGTCGGCATTGTCGACCTTGACGACTTTAAAAAAGTCAACGACGTCTTTGGGCACACCTTAGGCGATGAGGTGCTAAAGCTCTTAGGCGACGTTTTCAAGCACCGACTAAGACCGGAAGATACAATCTACAGATATGGTGGCGAAGAGTTTGTCGTGATCCTGAAAAACACCTCGCTCAAAAATGCGAAAGCGGTTCTTACAGAAATCAACAAGACGCTGGGCATAGAAAGCGAAAAGCAGTTTTCTGTCAAGGTTACCTATAGCGGGGGGCTTGTCAGCTATAGGGGCGATAGTCTGTATGATACCATCAAATCTGCCGATTTTAAATTGTATCAGGCCAAAAGAAACGGTAAGAACCGTATTGAAATATAA
- a CDS encoding MogA/MoaB family molybdenum cofactor biosynthesis protein, giving the protein MYTFGVITVSDKGARGEREDKSGELIKTMMHACGYQIKGYQIVPDEVDRIKDALVDMCDQAINIILTTGGTGFSKRDVTPEATKQVIEREALGLVFAMLSKGLEVTPKAMLSRATAGIRGESLIINLPGSPKAVAENLEVVLPVLGHGLGILCGTDGECG; this is encoded by the coding sequence ATGTATACTTTTGGAGTAATAACCGTTAGCGATAAAGGTGCTCGTGGAGAGCGCGAAGATAAAAGCGGTGAGCTGATCAAGACGATGATGCATGCTTGTGGGTACCAGATCAAAGGTTACCAGATCGTACCCGATGAGGTGGACAGGATAAAAGATGCCTTAGTCGACATGTGCGACCAGGCAATAAACATAATACTGACTACCGGAGGAACCGGGTTTTCGAAACGGGATGTCACTCCTGAAGCGACAAAGCAAGTGATTGAAAGAGAAGCCTTGGGCCTTGTTTTCGCCATGCTTTCAAAGGGTCTCGAGGTGACTCCAAAGGCCATGCTTTCGAGAGCGACTGCGGGAATACGCGGTGAGTCGCTGATTATCAACCTACCCGGGAGCCCCAAGGCGGTTGCAGAAAACCTAGAAGTGGTGCTACCGGTATTAGGGCATGGACTTGGAATCTTGTGCGGTACAGACGGCGAATGCGGCTGA
- the moaA gene encoding GTP 3',8-cyclase MoaA codes for MRDQYGRTIEYLRIAVTDQCNLSCKYCKTGESCREEKRVLSADEIVRVAQVMVDMGIKKIRLTGGEPLLADGIIALVARLKSISGLKELTLTTNGVLLNRYAKGLKEAGLDRVNISLDSLDRDSMKELTGRDCLDLIFEGIRAADAAGLTPIKLNTVLIGGFNDHEINDFINLTLTHDLDIRFIELMPIGQAAYWQSHRFIASDTVLKANKNLIEITEDSSSPARYFKLEGARGRVGLISAMTCDFCDRCNRLRLTYDGKLKPCLHTDIEVDLLDSLESDEWIADRIEEAVQNKPQKHHAGDKGHIPVKRAMFRIGG; via the coding sequence ATGAGAGATCAATACGGTAGAACAATAGAATATCTGAGGATCGCAGTGACAGATCAGTGCAACTTAAGCTGCAAGTACTGCAAAACAGGCGAAAGCTGCCGTGAAGAGAAAAGGGTGCTAAGCGCCGATGAGATCGTACGCGTTGCGCAGGTGATGGTCGATATGGGCATCAAAAAGATCAGACTGACAGGTGGAGAACCTCTGCTTGCCGATGGGATTATCGCGCTTGTGGCAAGGCTTAAGTCGATCAGCGGATTAAAAGAACTCACGCTTACCACCAACGGAGTGCTGCTTAACAGGTATGCCAAAGGCTTAAAAGAAGCCGGACTCGACCGCGTGAACATCTCGCTTGACTCACTGGATAGGGACAGCATGAAAGAATTGACAGGTAGGGACTGTCTTGACCTTATCTTTGAAGGAATACGTGCGGCAGATGCAGCGGGTCTTACTCCGATTAAGCTTAACACAGTGCTTATCGGTGGATTCAACGACCATGAGATCAATGACTTTATCAACCTGACCCTGACGCATGACCTTGACATACGGTTTATCGAACTGATGCCTATCGGTCAAGCGGCATACTGGCAAAGTCATCGGTTCATTGCAAGCGATACGGTGCTAAAAGCTAACAAGAACTTGATTGAGATCACTGAGGACAGCTCCAGCCCCGCAAGGTATTTTAAGCTCGAAGGCGCAAGGGGCAGGGTAGGACTTATCAGTGCCATGACCTGTGACTTTTGCGACAGGTGCAACCGGTTGAGGCTGACCTATGACGGCAAACTAAAACCTTGCCTTCATACCGACATAGAGGTGGACCTGCTTGATAGCCTCGAAAGTGATGAATGGATCGCAGACAGAATAGAAGAAGCAGTCCAAAATAAACCGCAAAAGCACCACGCAGGCGACAAGGGCCATATACCTGTAAAACGGGCGATGTTCCGCATTGGAGGGTGA